A stretch of the Panicum virgatum strain AP13 chromosome 9N, P.virgatum_v5, whole genome shotgun sequence genome encodes the following:
- the LOC120689949 gene encoding transcription factor RAX2-like — MGRAPCCDKASVKKGPWSPEEDAKLKSYIEQNGTGGNWIALPQKIGLKRCGKSCRLRWLNYLRPNIKHGGFSEEEDRIILSLYISIGSRWSIIAAQLPGRTDNDIKNYWNTRLKKKLFGKQSRKDQRQQQQQFMRQATSSDGMKQEAETGDVNGSSGLPAINYNWHQQTIVGPVPGMMMEGHRIRDEVDESIRKLLYKLGGPGPFATLQVPQCVPPMCEGSPSIMLPSCTVDTTSLNEGGMQGSSTLPALELDQSFHFNQVKLDSLDCFFGMGTDQSMRWSEVSPLVCPNNTVASSSQGLQPYCHVDEPANLGMK; from the exons ATGGGGAGAGCTCCATGCTGTGACAAAGCTAGCGTGAAGAAGGGCCCGTGGTCGCCGGAGGAGGATGCCAAGCTCAAGTCCTACATCGAGCAGAATGGCACTGGCGGCAACTGGATAGCCCTGCCGCAGAAGATAG GGCTGAAGAGGTGTGGCAAGAGCTGCCGCCTTCGGTGGTTGAACTACCTCCGGCCAAACATCAAGCACGGAGGATTCTCAGAGGAGGAGGACAGGATAATCCTTAGCCTCTACATCAGCATCGGCAGCAG GTGGTCGATAATAGCGGCGCAGCTGCCGGGAAGGACAGATAATGACATAAAGAATTACTGGAACACGAGGCTCAAGAAGAAGCTCTTCGGCAAGCAGTCCCGCAAGGATCagagacagcagcagcagcagttcaTGCGCCAGGCCACATCAAGTGATGGGATGAAGCAAGAAGCAGAGACCGGGGATGTAAACGGAAGCAGCGGCCTGCCGGCCATCAATTACAACTGGCACCAGCAAACCATTGTTGGGCCAGTGCCAGGTATGATGATGGAAGGCCATCGCATACGAGACGAGGTAGATGAGTCGATCCGGAAGCTTCTTTACAAATTAGGAGGACCAGGCCCTTTTGCGACTCTTCAGGTTCCGCAGTGCGTTCCTCCAATGTGCGAGGGAAGTCCAAGCATCATGCTGCCATCATGCACGGTAGACACCACCTCCCTTAACGAAGGGGGCATGCAAGGTTCCAGCACATTGCCAGCGCTGGAACTGGATCAGAGCTTCCACTTCAATCAGGTCAAGCTGGATAGTCTAGATTGTTTCTTTGGCATGGGTACTGATCAGAGCATGAGGTGGAGTGAGGTGAGCCCATTGGTTTGCCCTAATAATACTGTGGCTTCTAGCTCGCAAGGGTTGCAGCCGTACTGTCATGTTGACGAACCGGCAAACCTTGGGATGAAGTAG